One Kwoniella dejecticola CBS 10117 chromosome 11, complete sequence DNA segment encodes these proteins:
- a CDS encoding phosphoribosylaminoimidazole carboxylase has translation MAPQKTVGILGGGQLGRMLTHPAALLGIPLLILDSGSYTPAKQTLLPPENHDGHLDGPFTSEPHIRELAKKCDILTVEIEHVNADVLEAVEKEGLCEVQPSPSTIRLIQDKYQQKKYLSEKGVPVSPFGELPPNPTESDFKAVTDKLGLPVMLKAKTLAYDGRGNSPLKSTSSEDIQRSLDFLGDRPLYAEGWCSFVKEVAVMVVRNKEGQVKSYDAVETIHRESILRVCLAPLRGEKSLNARARQLAESAVGHLTGAGIFGVEMFLMADGSLLLNEIAPRPHNSGHHTIEACHTSQFENHLRAILSLPLGSTDLIVPSAAMINILGASSSMEPIEIMRDNALTVSGATVHLYGKKESRKARKMGHITLTAQSDADLTENLRTILFAQPDADAQWINPIAPPKPEVSHSHAKPLVGIIMGSDSDLPVMLPATKILDQFEIPYELTITSAHRTPDKMVKYAKSAVNRGLRVVIAGAGGAAHLPGMVASETVLPVIGVPVKASVLDGVDSLYSIVQMPRGIPCATVGINNSTNAALLAIKILATAIPKYQVALEEYSKKLEEEVLQKCEKLEIDGWDKYVKETLKK, from the exons ATGGCACCTCAAAAGACTGTTGGTATActag GTGGTGGGCAACTGGGTCGAATGTTGACCCACCCAGCTGCTCTTCTCGGTATTCCTCTTCTAATCCTCGATTCCGGCTCTTACACACCCGCCAAACAGACACTGCTACCTCCTGAGAACCATGATGGTCACTTGGACGGGCCTTTCACTTCCGAGCCGCACATCCGGGAATTGGCTAAGAAATGCGATATCCTTACTGTCGAGATAGAACATGTCAATGCGGATGTGTTAGAAGCAGTAGAGAAGGAGGGATTGTGCGAAGTCCAGCCTTCTCCAAGTACGATCCGATTGATCCAAGATAAATACCAGCAGAAGAAATACTTGAGCGAAAAAGGTGTACCCGTATCTCCCTTCGGAGAACTCCCGCCCAACCCGACAGAAAGTGATTTCAAGGCTGTAACGGATAAATTGGGATTACCAGTCATGTTGAAAGCGAAAACTCTAGCTTATGACGGTCGGGGTAACTCGCCCTTGAAATCGACTTCCTCTGAAGATATCCAGAGATCGTTGGACTTCTTGGGAGATAGACCCCTGTATGCGGAAGGATGGTGTTCGTTCGTCAAGGAGGTAGCGGTCATGGTAGTTCGAAATAAAGAGGGACAAGTCAAGTCTTACGATGCGGTCGAGACTATCCACCGGGAGAGTATCCTGAGAGTCTGCCTGGCTCCATtgagaggagagaagagcttgaacGCAAGGGCGAGACAGTTGGCTGAGAGTGCGGTCGGCCATCTGACGGGTGCGGGGATCTTCGGCGTGGAGATGTTCTTGATGGCAGATG GCTCTTTACTTCTCAACGAGATCGCCCCTCGACCACACAATTCAGGACATCATACCATCGAAGCCTGCCATACCTCGCAATTCGAGAACCATCTCCGAGCCATCTTATCCCTCCCTCTCGGCAGCACCGACCTCATCGTCCCCAGCGCAGCCATGATCAACATCCTCGgtgcctcttcctccatggAACCCATCGAGATCATGCGCGATAACGCCCTCACCGTGTCCGGCGCTACTGTCCATTTGTACGGCAAGAAAGAATCGCGCAAAGCCAGGAAAATGGGACATATCACTCTGACCGCTCAGAGCGATGCCGACCTGACCGAAAACCTCAGAACCATCTTATTCGCTCAGCCCGATGCGGATGCTCAATGGATAAATCCGATCGCACCGCCCAAACCTGAAGTCAGCCATTCGCACGCCAAACCACTAGTAGGGATAATCATGGGCTCAGACTCGGATTTACCAGTCATGCTTCCCGCCACCAAGATCCTGGACCAGTTTGAGATCCCGTATGAGTTGACGATCACCTCAGCTCACCGGACTCCAGATAAGATGGTGAAATATGCGAAATCCGCAGTGAACAGGGGATTGAGGGTTGTTATTGCTGGTGCAGGGGGTGCAGCGCATTTACCGGGGATGGTAGCGAGCGAGACTGTCTTACCTGTCATCGGGGTTCCGGTGAAGGCTAGTGTGTTGGACGGGGTGGACAGTCTGTATAGTATTGTCCAGATGCCT CGAGGTATCCCCTGCGCAACTGTAGGAATCAACAACTCCACCAACGCAGCCTTGTTAGCTATCAAGATACTGGCCACTGCTATCCCAAAATACCAGGTGGCTCTGGAGGAATACTCCAAGAaactggaggaagaggttttgCAGAAATGCGAGAAGTTGGAAATTGACGGATGGGATAAATACGTCAAGGAGACTCTGAAGAAGTAG
- a CDS encoding ribokinase, with translation MASASSSTTTPTPRCLVRGSINIDEFFALPHIVRPGETISSTSLTKKAGGKGANQAYAVARAGGKVDLDGCIGQDGEWVREFLKEGGVGDERLKTLEDELTGRAIIQSAPDGENSIVLHAGANYHLPPKSSSSASAPDIQQYTHILLQNEIPLSSTLAYLTEAGSRGLTSIFNPSPMLSPEELRKFPWNDLSWLIVNEGELNDLLEAFKSDSTASGITKKKVNTDELTLEELIKIASKGILELHENEYFSRGIGIICTLGSKGILYFDTTTTTGKKEIGHMPAGQLVNKLKDTTGAGDCFTGYFVAGLMRGVPLKKVVNTCLTACAICVENEGAMESIPDQKAVLARLA, from the exons ATggcttccgcttcttcttctacgACCACGCCTACGCCCAGATGTCTAGTCCGAGGCTCAATCA ACATCGATGAATTCTTCGCTTTACCGCATATCGTGCGACCGGGCGAGACCatctcctcgacctccttgACCAAAAAGGCAGGTGGAAAGGGTGCGAACCAAGCGTATGCGGTAGCTCGAGCGGGAGGTAAAGTAGATCTGGATGGATGTATAGGCCAAGATGGTGAATGGGTGAGGGAGTTTCTAAAGGAAGGTGGAGTGGGAGATGAGCGTTTGAAAACattggaagacgag TTGACTGGAAGAGCTATCATCCAATCTGCGCCAGATGGCGAAAACTCCATCG TCCTTCATGCTGGTGCAAATTATCACCTTCCtccaaaatcatcatcatcagcatccgcTCCTGATATACAACAATACACGCATATCCTCCTGCAAAACGAGATCCCATTATCTTCTACGCTCGCTTATCTCACCGAAGCAGGTTCTAGAGGACTCACATCGATATTTAACCCTTCTCCTATGCTTTCACCCGAAGAACTACGCAAATTCCCATGGAACGATCTTTCGTGGCTGATAGTCAACGAAGGGGAACTTAACGATCTCTTAGAAGCTTTCAAATCAGATTCCACCGCTTCAGGAATCacaaagaagaaagtcaacACGGATGAGCTAACCTTGGAGGAATTGATTAAAATCGCTTCGAAAGGGATCCTGGAACTACATGAAAACGAATATTTCTCAAGGGGGATTGGTATAATCTGCACACTTGGTTCGAAGGGGATCTTATATTTCGATACGACAACCACCAccggaaagaaggagatagGGCATATGCCAGCTGGGCAATTGGTGAACAAGTTAAAAGATACGACGGGGGCCGGAGATTGTTTTACGGGATACTTCGTAGCTGGGCTCATGAGAGGTGTGCCTCTGAAAAAAGTTGTGAACACTTGTCTGACC GCATGTGCGATCTGCGTGGAGAACGAAGGTGCGATGGAGAGTATACCCGACCAAAAGGCGGTCCTTGCTAGATTAGCATAG
- a CDS encoding nucleoside diphosphate kinase gives MSTTEQTYIMIKPDGVQRGLVGEIIARFEKRGFKLAALKLASPSKEHLEKHYADLSDKKFFPGLIKYMLSGPVVCMVWEGLDAVKTGRTMLGATNPLASAPGTIRGDYALQVGMNVCHGSDSVENGQKEIALWFPEGVSQYKLDAQAWIYEA, from the exons ATGTCTACCACCGAGCAAACCTACATtatgatcaa ACCCGACGGTGTCCAAAGAGGACTCGTTGGTGAGATCATCGCCAGATTCGAGAAGAGAggtttcaag CTCGCTGCCCTCAAGCTCGCCTCTCCTTCCAAG GAACACCTCGAGAAGCACTACGCTGATCTTTCCGACAAGAAGTTCTTCCCCGGACTCATCAAGTACA TGCTCTCTGGCCCCGTCGTCTGCATGGTCTGGGAAGGTCTCGATGCCGTCAAGACCGGCCGAACCATGCTCGGTGCCACCAACCCCCTCGCCTCTGCCCCTGGTACTATCCGAGGTGACTACGCCCTCCAAGTCGGTATGAACGTCTGCCACGGATCCGACTCTGTTGAGAACGGTCAAAAGGAGATCGCCCTTTGGTTCCC CGAGGGTGTTTCTCAATATAAGCTCGATGCTCAAGCTTGGATCTACGAGGCTTAG